From Xiphophorus hellerii strain 12219 chromosome 6, Xiphophorus_hellerii-4.1, whole genome shotgun sequence, the proteins below share one genomic window:
- the cdh2 gene encoding cadherin-2 gives MFSLHEGSGLLLLLLLAGLQGAAEARGAPPCSPGFSEDLYTVVVPDITEKGWPLFNVKFVSCGRGGLVRFECSNPSDFRIEDNGVVYAARTLQRTPAPASPLLIKAVDTTTQQQWVTQVKMMPPTQVQELAVPPVMSKNFKEIVFPSQNVDSTLKRIKRDWVIPPINVPENSRGEFPQELVRIRSDHDKNRSLRYSVTGPGADQPPTGIFTINPISGELSVNKPLDREHIPSFHLRAHAVDLNGNQVENPIDIVINVIDMNDNRPEFTHQIWNGTVPEGSKPGTFVMTVTSIDKDDPKSANGILRYKILSQNPESPSSNMFTINNKTGGIVTVAAGLDREKVPQYTLIIQATDMEGNPMYGLSNTATAVIRVTDINDNPPEFTAETFYGEVPENAVNVIVANLTVTDKDQPNTPAWNAVYKITGGDPTGRFSVPTDPNTNVGLVTVVKPIDYEINRQYVLTVEARNEVSLARGIHPPKQSTATVSIKVTDVNESPYFDPNPKLIRLEEGMLPETTLTMFTAQDPDRHMLQTIRYSKLSDLANWLRIDPGTGRISTIAILDRESPYVKNSLYNATFLATDNGKIPASGTGTLQIYLVDINDNAPKVYPHEAEICEKPEPNAINITALDGDLNPNAGPFAFELPHRPQDVKKNWTLTRLNGDYAQMSLKIGFLESGIYEVPIIITDSGNLPMSNTSYLRIKVCQCDMNGDCTDQQHIMAAGLGTGAIISILLCIIILLILVLMFVVWMKRRDKERQAKQLLIDPEDDVRDNILKYDEEGGGEEDQDYDLSQLQQPDTLEPDAIKPVGIRRLDERPLHPEPQYPMRSAAPHPGDIGDFINEGLKAADNDPTAPPYDSLLVFDYEGSGSTAGSLSSLNSSSSGGDQDYDYLNDWGPRFRKLADMYGGSDD, from the exons TGAAGTTTGTCAGCTGTGGCAGAGGTGgtctggtgcggtttgaatgcagcAATCCATCTGACTTTCGGATAGAGGACAACGGAGTAGTTTACGCTGCAAGGACTCTTCAGCGCACTCCAGCCCCTGCTTCGCCCTTGCTGATCAAGGCTGTAGACACCACCACTCAGCAACAATGGGTGACACAAGTCAAAATGATGCCTCCCACACAG GTCCAGGAACTCGCCGTCCCTCCAGTCATGTCCAAAAATTTCAAGGAAATAGTTTTTCCATCACAAAATGTGGACAGCACTCTGAAACGCATAAAGAGAGACTGGGTCATCCCTCCAATCAATGTTCCTGAGAACTCCAGAGGCGAATTCCCGCAGGAGCTTGTCCGG ATTCGCTCAGATCATGATAAAAACCGGTCCCTAAGATACAGTGTGACGGGTCCAGGTGCTGACCAGCCCCCAACTGGAATCTTTACCATCAATCCCATTTCTGGAGAGCTATCTGTCAACAAGCCACTTGATCGAGAACACATCCCTAGCTTTCAT CTGAGAGCTCATGCAGTAGACCTGAATGGCAACCAGGTGGAAAACCCCATAGATATTGTGATCAACGTAATTGACATGAATGACAACCGACCAGAGTTCACTCACCAAATCTGGAACGGAACTGTTCCAGAGGGCTCCAAACCAG GAACATTTGTTATGACTGTGACATCTATCGACAAAGACGACCCCAAATCAGCGAACGGCATTCTTCGATACAAGATCTTGTCTCAGAATCCAGAGAGTCCGTCTAGTAATATGTTCACTATCAACAATAAAACTGGAGGCATCGTTACAGTGGCTGCAGGCCTGGACAGAGAG AAAGTGCCTCAGTATACATTGATCATCCAGGCAACTGACATGGAGGGTAACCCCATGTATGGCCTGTCCAACACAGCCACTGCTGTCATCAGAGTCACTGACATCAATGACAATCCGCCAGAGTTTACTGCTGAGACG TTTTATGGGGAGGTGCCTGAGAATGCCGTGAATGTTATAGTGGCCAACCTGACGGTGACTGACAAGGACCAGCCCAACACACCTGCCTGGAATGCGGTGTATAAAATCACCGGGGGCGACCCCACCGGCAGGTTCTCAGTGCCCACCGATCCAAATACTAATGTGGGTCTGGTAACAGTTGTTAAG CCCATTGACTATGAAATCAACAGACAGTATGTGCTAACAGTGGAAGCGAGAAATGAGGTTTCCCTGGCCAGAGGTATTCACCCTCCCAAACAGTCCACTGCCACCGTCTCCATCAAAGTAACGGATGTCAATGAGAGTCCTTACTTTGATCCCAACCCCAAGCTGATCAGGCTGGAAGAGGGAATGTTGCCCGAAACGACGCTGACCATGTTCACTGCACAAGATCCAGATCGACACATGCTGCAAACCATTAG ATATTCTAAGCTCTCAGATCTGGCCAACTGGCTGAGGATTGACCCCGGCACTGGTCGGATTTCAACAATTGCCATTTTGGACAGAGAGTCGCCCTATGTGAAGAACAGTTTATACAATGCAACATTCCTGGCCACAGACAACG GAAAAATCCCAGCAAGCGGCACAGGCACCCTTCAGATCTACCTGGTGGATATCAACGACAATGCGCCAAAGGTGTACCCCCATGAGGCAGAGATATGTGAAAAACCCGAGCCAAATGCCATCAACATCACCGCGCTGGATGGAGACCTGAACCCCAATGCGGGCCCTTTTGCCTTCGAGTTGCCCCACAGGCCCCAGGACGTCAAGAAGAACTGGACCCTAACGAGACTAAACG GTGACTATGCTCAGATGAGCCTTAAGATTGGCTTCCTGGAAAGTGGGATCTATGAGGTCCCCATCATAATCACAGACTCAGGCAACCTGCCCATGTCTAATACCTCCTACCTGCGGATTAAAGTGTGTCAGTGCGACATGAACGGAGACTGCACTGACCAGCAGCACATCATGGCCGCTGGTCTGGGCACTGGAGCCATTATATCCATCCTCCTCTGCATCATCATCCTTCTCA TTCTCGTGTTAATGTTTGTGGTGTGGATGAAGCGTCGTGACAAAGAGCGTCAGGCCAAACAGCTGCTCATCGACCCCGAAGATGACGTGAGGGACAATATTCTCAAATATGATGAAGAAGGTGGTGGAGAAGAGGATCAA GATTATGACCTGAGTCAGCTCCAGCAGCCAGACACGTTAGAGCCCGATGCCATCAAGCCAGTGGGAATCCGCCGTCTAGACGAGAGACCCCTCCACCCCGAGCCGCAGTATCCAATGAGGTCAGCAGCACCCCATCCAGGAGACATCGGAGACTTCATCAATGAG GGACTGAAGGCAGCTGACAATGACCCCACTGCTCCTCCCTACGACTCTCTGCTAGTGTTCGATTACGAGGGCAGCGGCTCCACGGCTGGCTCCCTAAGCTCGCTCAACTCCTCCAGCAGCGGGGGCGACCAGGACTACGATTATCTGAACGACTGGGGCCCTCGCTTCAGAAAACTGGCAGACATGTATGGCGGAAGCGACGATTAG